The nucleotide window GAAATTCTCCGATACTTAATAGAGATATCCAAATTCTCGATACCAGTGGCACGACTTTCGTTCAAAACCGGAGTGTTCCTCGTGGTAGTAGCTGGCCGACCAATTTACTCGGCAATTCTAACGGTATTCCCCGTCCTGCGGTTATTGGAATTCGACGGAAAGACGGCGGTCAATTTATCTAATTTTGACAAAAAACTTGGGTTTAACGGTTTTTATCTGAGAGATATCATCATGAATTCTACTCTGCTCAAATTAGCAACGACTCTTATTGGTAGCTCCCTAAGCTTGGCTCTCGTCAATATGGCTCCGGCTCAAGCTGCGGTGTTCTACACTTTTACTCAAACCTTTGATGGAGGTGGAACTCTATCCGGAGAATTTTCGGGTACTGACGTGGATAACAATGGTCAGATAGACGCGAGTGAATTTGACTCATTTACATCTACCTTTACATCAGATGTACTCGGTTTTGAAAATCTCAGTTGGGGATTAGCTAACTTAGCACCTTTTAGCTATTTTGTCAATCCTAATGAGTTCAGTTTCTTATTGACCAATCCTGCTCCCTTTCCTCCGGGGGGTACAGGTTGGAGTAGTAGCCCTCTGAGTGGCACTACCTTTGTTGGCTATGCCTTTGTGCAGGATGGCCAAATCGGTGCTGTCTTCTCGAGTGAATCCTTAGAGGTTGTCCCTGAACCTCTAACAATGTCCGGAGTAGCCATAGCCCTAGGTTTTGGCACATTGTATAAACGGGCTAAACATAAAAAAGCCAAAAAACAATCATAGGTTCTAAAATCAAGACAAAACTCTTACCAGGAGAAACAAACAATTATCAATAGCTGAGAGTTTAAACTTGAAAACCTACAATTGTTGAGGGTATTGAGTCATTATTTGGGCGAAAATACTTATCAAATCCAAGTTATCACCTAGATAGTTTCTCCAGTACCCTTTTTCCATTACCCCTAAACGTAAACAATTAATAACAAAATTTCAATGATTATATTTTAATCAGCCATAATAAATTGATAAAATCCTTAGATACCACTCCTCTTTACAGTTTTTAGAAAAAACATTTATATTATGACTCGTTATCTTAATCCCTCTGATATTATTCCCGAAATTCTTCTCCCTGAAGAAGACGAACAACCGGTTTTGAATGGCCAAGAAAGAATGACTCTTAAGGCTTTTAATGATTCTGAGTCAGAAGGCCAACCTGTAGATTGGGAATCTCAAATGTCTAAATTAGTGGGATTAGAAGAAGATATTAGCTTAGAAGATAATCACCCTCAAGATAACTCCCTCTCTTCTCCTTTAGAACCAGAATCAGAAACCTCCAATCCTAAACCCTCTTTGTCTTCTAACCCCTTCATGAAATTAGGTTTAGTCGGAGGAGCAACATTAGTCATATTTATATTAGCGGGCGGATTTTTATTACAAATAATGAATCTTGGCAATCAAAAACCGACTCAAAAAAATCCCATCCAACCTCAACAGCCACTTAAAACCGAATCTCGTCTAGAAAAGCTAGAAACTGAAGTAGAAACCCTCAAAACAAAATTGGCCTTTGCTGAACAAGAACAAGCCATTAAAAACGCGCAACAAACCCTCAGAATCAAAAAATCAAGCCCGATGCCCACCGTTTCTCCTGCTATTGCTCCCTCTAATTCCCCCGCTCCCCCTGCTCCTCAAATTCAAACCGTCTATGTTCCTCGAATTGTCACCGTTGAACGAGTAGTTAAAGTTCCTCAACCGTCCCAACCTGTTGCTAAAGCGACACCTCAGCCTCCCGTTGCTCAATCAACCCCAACTTCCACACCAACGCCTCAACCGATGAGTTCCCCCACTCCTAAACCAACTCCTACCCCACAACAAGTTAATCCTTCTGTCGGGGCTGAGGTATTTTCCCCCGTCGAAGACCCGGAAACTGTGGTAACCTCGGCCACCTCTCAACCGCCTTTACCCCCCGTTAGCATCGCTAATCCTCCTCAAGCCTCCCCCCAAACTCGTGAACCTGTTGCGGTTGGGACTTCTACGGAGGGAATTTTAGCCACTGCGGTCTTTGGTGAAACTTCCACTTCCAGAAATTCTGAGCAAGAAAAAAATGTGTTTGTCGTGACTCTGCAAAAACCCCTGAAAAACCGGAACGGAGAAGTTGTTTTACCCGAAAATGCCCAATTACTGAGCGAAATTAACTCCCTTTCTGACCGAGGATTGTTATATTTAACGGTGACTAAAGCCATTTGGGAAAAAGGAGACAATCTGATTGAAAAAACCTTACCTAAAGGAGCGTTAGGAGTTCGCGCCCCTGAAGGTAAACCCCTCTTTGCCCAAAAATATCCCAATGAGTCAGGTTCAATTACTTCTATGGATATGAACCTGTTTTTCTTAGGGGGATTAGGAAAAGTTGCTCAGTTATTTAATCGGACAGACTCAGAAGTCGTAACCACTAACATCGGGGGAACAATTGTTACTAATAATAACCGAGATCCCAATTATGCCGCCGGAGTTTTAGAAGGAGGCATAAATTCAATCGTGCCTCAAATAACCCAACGAAATCAGCAAAGAATTGCCGAAAAACTTCAACGGACTAATATTTGGTTTATTCCCGCCGGAACAAGCGTCGAAGTCTATGTTAATCAACCCCTAAAATTTTAGGTAAACTACATCACAAAAAACCTGTGATAAAATGTCATCAATCTGGTTTTTTAAATTTTTGGGAAGAGGGTCAAATAAATGTTACCGGCTAAATATCCAGCCTTGAAAAAGGGTAAAAAACAAATTTTTAAGAAACGGTTAAAGTTACCAGGGCGATTATTAATGATCTCCTTTGGTGTGGGATTTTGGTTAAACAACTTAGCCAGTCCAGCCTCCGCCCAATTTTTTAGAAAAGCTGAAGATTTTTTTAAAACCACGTTAACTCAAGGGTCATCGGCTGGGGAAAATAGTAATCTAGCTATTAGCTTAATTTTTAATGGATTACGGGCAGTCTTCTTACTTTATATCGCTGTTTCTCTGATTGGCATCATTAACGCCGTTCGTAAAGATGAAGATTGGCAAAGTATCGCTCGAATTCCTTTATTAGTTATCGTTGCTGTTACGATTGCTGATATTCTGACCGGTTTTATTATTGGGGGGAATTAAACTCCCCTAATTAAAATTTATAAAAACCCTTAAGAACCAACCTTTTTTAATTTCTGCTCACCATGACTCAAGAACAAGATCAAGAGTTTCGCCCCGTCAATCAAATCTTGGGAACTCAACCCTCACTCGGGCCAATTCCTGCCGATCAAATCATTCCTTGGACAGTCATCGCTTTAGCCTCAAATTTTATCATTAATGGGATATTTGGAGGGGTATTTACCGATGAGTTTCAAAAATGGGTCTGGACTTTTTTATTAGCGGGGTGGGGAATAGCAACCTGGTGGATTTTAACCGGAAAAAAAAGCTGGCGGTTTTTAAGTCAATTTATTGGCGTTCCCAAATGGACAAGAGGGTTTGCACGTTACCAAAGCTTGCTAGAAATCAATTATGAAGCAAAAAATCGGAAAACAAAGCGTAAATCTCGACGGAAATGAAATTCGATTAACTCCTTTTGAAGATGGATTACATTTATCCACCATGCTTCGCATTGCTGTAAATGGTCGAGATATAGGGGCATATTTATTAACAAAAGGAACGCAAAAAAATAGATTTTGCTTTGTTTTTGGTTTTGAATGTCAAGGCATCCACAGCACCTTAAAAAAAGAACAATTAAATACTATATTTTCTAGCCTAGAAACCGGATTAAAAGATATTCCGATTGATGAAAGAATGACCTTACATTTAGGGTCATTTAGTTCCGATAGTCAGCGTCAAAAAGAGTTAAAATCTTTAACAGAAAAAACCACTTCTTTAGATCTTAAATATTTATTAATGGCGGAAAGAGCTAGAGTTAGAGAACTCACTCGTGCCGGCATTCGGAAGCCAAAGTTTTTGCGGATTTATGTTACTTACACCGTCGAAATAGGAACACCTCAAAGCGAAGATTGGATCGAAAAACTCTTGGCAAAAGCTGAATTATGGTGGTCACAATTTAAAGGCAAGATGACAGATGTGGAAAATCAACATATCGAAACTTTAGTGACTAATGCTTATAAAAGAGGTTTTTACCGATGGGAACAACTGCTTTCTACCCAAATGGGATTAGATATTAAACCGATGACAGCCCAAGATTTATGGGAAGGTATTTGGGCCAGATTTAATAAGAGTTTACCGATTAAGATTCCTCAATTACTCATTTTAGATGAAAACGGACTCCGAGAAGAAATTTACTCAGATTTACCGAGTACAAAATTGTTACTTGATAGCCTTCATAGTACCACCCTATTAATTGAATCAAATGTTCCCCAAGCCAATCGTCGATGGGTTCGGGTTAACAACCATTATGTAGGGGTATTAACCTTCCTAGAAAAACCCGGAGGATGGCCGAACA belongs to Gloeothece citriformis PCC 7424 and includes:
- a CDS encoding PEP-CTERM sorting domain-containing protein gives rise to the protein MNSTLLKLATTLIGSSLSLALVNMAPAQAAVFYTFTQTFDGGGTLSGEFSGTDVDNNGQIDASEFDSFTSTFTSDVLGFENLSWGLANLAPFSYFVNPNEFSFLLTNPAPFPPGGTGWSSSPLSGTTFVGYAFVQDGQIGAVFSSESLEVVPEPLTMSGVAIALGFGTLYKRAKHKKAKKQS
- a CDS encoding TrbI/VirB10 family protein; this translates as MTRYLNPSDIIPEILLPEEDEQPVLNGQERMTLKAFNDSESEGQPVDWESQMSKLVGLEEDISLEDNHPQDNSLSSPLEPESETSNPKPSLSSNPFMKLGLVGGATLVIFILAGGFLLQIMNLGNQKPTQKNPIQPQQPLKTESRLEKLETEVETLKTKLAFAEQEQAIKNAQQTLRIKKSSPMPTVSPAIAPSNSPAPPAPQIQTVYVPRIVTVERVVKVPQPSQPVAKATPQPPVAQSTPTSTPTPQPMSSPTPKPTPTPQQVNPSVGAEVFSPVEDPETVVTSATSQPPLPPVSIANPPQASPQTREPVAVGTSTEGILATAVFGETSTSRNSEQEKNVFVVTLQKPLKNRNGEVVLPENAQLLSEINSLSDRGLLYLTVTKAIWEKGDNLIEKTLPKGALGVRAPEGKPLFAQKYPNESGSITSMDMNLFFLGGLGKVAQLFNRTDSEVVTTNIGGTIVTNNNRDPNYAAGVLEGGINSIVPQITQRNQQRIAEKLQRTNIWFIPAGTSVEVYVNQPLKF